A region from the Clavibacter sp. A6099 genome encodes:
- a CDS encoding GNAT family N-acetyltransferase yields the protein MTRLADEIPARGELLDLYGSVGWSVYTRDPERLERALAGSDLVATASDADGRLVGLARTVGDGTTICYVQDLLVRPDVQRGGVGRALVEHVRAGQPAGVLLVLTTDAGGTEDGDRSHPFYRSLGFAPHAEEGLAAFSLRV from the coding sequence GTGACCCGCCTCGCCGACGAGATCCCCGCCCGCGGCGAGCTGCTCGACCTCTACGGATCCGTCGGCTGGAGCGTCTACACGCGGGACCCGGAGCGGCTCGAGCGGGCGCTCGCCGGATCCGACCTGGTCGCCACCGCGAGCGACGCGGACGGCCGGCTCGTCGGCCTGGCGCGCACCGTGGGCGACGGCACGACCATCTGCTACGTGCAGGACCTCCTCGTGCGGCCCGACGTGCAGCGCGGCGGCGTCGGGCGCGCGCTCGTCGAGCACGTGCGCGCGGGACAGCCGGCCGGCGTCCTCCTCGTGCTCACCACCGACGCGGGCGGCACCGAGGACGGCGACCGCTCGCACCCCTTCTACCGCTCGCTCGGCTTCGCGCCGCACGCGGAGGAGGGGCTGGCGGCGTTCTCGCTGCGGGTGTGA
- a CDS encoding ice-binding family protein — protein sequence MHQSRHACTSSSRRSRSGSLAVASLAVAAIAASGLGAALLAPASAFAATATVGLGTAATYSVLAGQGVTNTGPSTLAADLGTSPNAAISGFPPGVVGGATHAADAAAGQAQSDLTTAYDDAAGRPTTAAVPADLVGSTLTPGVYTAGGPLANTGTVTLDAQGDPSAVFVIQAPSTLTTGSSSRVSLVNGAQACNVFWQVSSSATLGTNSGFAGTILALTSISVGTGATVDGRALARNGAVTLDDDAFVASTCGTSTSPIGSGTTPVVTPTPAPSSTPAPTPTGGSTGGTTGGTTGGSTPTPSPTPTSDRPTPSTPPGDVPPPSGHLPRTGGDGARLALELGLGAAALAAGVVAVIAVRIRRRRH from the coding sequence ATGCACCAGTCGCGCCACGCCTGCACGTCCTCATCCCGTCGGAGCCGATCCGGATCCCTCGCCGTCGCCTCCCTGGCCGTCGCGGCCATCGCCGCCTCCGGCCTCGGCGCCGCCCTCCTCGCCCCCGCGAGCGCGTTCGCCGCCACCGCCACGGTGGGCCTCGGCACCGCCGCGACCTACTCGGTGCTCGCCGGCCAGGGCGTCACCAACACCGGCCCCAGCACGCTGGCGGCGGATCTCGGCACCAGCCCGAACGCGGCCATCTCGGGCTTCCCGCCCGGCGTCGTCGGCGGCGCCACGCACGCGGCCGACGCCGCGGCCGGCCAGGCCCAATCCGACCTCACCACCGCGTACGACGACGCGGCCGGCCGCCCCACCACCGCCGCGGTGCCCGCCGACCTCGTCGGATCCACCCTCACGCCCGGCGTGTACACGGCGGGCGGCCCGCTCGCCAACACCGGCACCGTCACGCTCGACGCGCAGGGCGACCCGTCGGCCGTCTTCGTCATCCAGGCGCCGTCGACGCTCACCACGGGCTCGAGCAGCCGGGTGTCGCTCGTCAACGGCGCCCAGGCCTGCAACGTCTTCTGGCAGGTGTCGAGCTCCGCCACCCTGGGCACGAACTCGGGCTTCGCCGGCACGATCCTCGCGCTCACCTCCATCTCCGTCGGCACCGGCGCCACGGTCGACGGCCGCGCGCTCGCGCGCAACGGCGCCGTCACCCTCGACGACGACGCGTTCGTCGCCTCCACCTGCGGCACCAGCACGTCGCCCATCGGCTCCGGCACGACGCCCGTCGTCACGCCCACGCCGGCGCCCTCGTCCACCCCGGCGCCCACGCCGACCGGCGGATCCACCGGCGGCACGACGGGCGGCACCACCGGCGGATCCACGCCCACGCCGTCCCCCACGCCCACCTCCGACAGGCCGACGCCCTCCACCCCTCCCGGCGACGTGCCGCCGCCATCCGGCCACCTGCCCCGCACGGGCGGCGACGGAGCGCGCCTCGCCCTCGAGCTGGGACTGGGAGCGGCAGCGCTCGCGGCCGGCGTCGTCGCGGTGATCGCGGTGCGCATCCGCCGCCGCCGGCACTAG